In a single window of the Cuculus canorus isolate bCucCan1 chromosome 25, bCucCan1.pri, whole genome shotgun sequence genome:
- the KCNH6 gene encoding potassium voltage-gated channel subfamily H member 6 isoform X2: MPVRRGHVAPQNTYLDTIIRKFEGENRKFLIANAQMENCAIIYCNDGFCEMFGYSRVEVMQRPCTCDFLTGPDTTKSSIAQLTQALLGSEECKLEILYYRKDTSCLRCLVDVVPVKNEEGAVIMFILNFEDLAQLITKSAGRSLHQHLSHRWRDEASHVKPNPPNSTSDSDLMKYRTISQIPQFTLNFVEFNLEKHRSGSTTEIEIIAPHKVMERTQNVTEKVTQVLSLGADVLPEYKLQAPRIHRWTILHYSPFKAVWDWLILLLVIYTAVFTPYSAAFLLNEEQMEEKHWSCSYTCDPLNIIDLIVDIMFIVDIIINFRTTYVNVNDEVVSHPGKIAIHYFKGWFLIDMVAAIPFDLLIFRTGSDETTTLIGLLKTARLLRLVRVARKLDRYSEYGAAVLFLLMCTFALIAHWLACIWYAIGNVERPYMEHKIGWLDNLGDQIGKRYNDSDLSSGPSIKDKYVTALYFTFSSLTSVGFGNVSPNTNSEKIFSICVMLIGSLMYASIFGNVSAIIQRLYSGTARYHTQMLRVKEFIRFHQIPNPLRQRLEEYFQHAWSYTNGIDMNAVLKGFPDCLQADICLHLNRTLLQNCKAFRGASKGCLRALAMKFKTTHAPPGDTLVHYGDVLTTLYFISRGSIEILREDIVVAILGKNDIFGEPISLYARPGKSNADVRALTYCDLHKIQREDLLEVLDMYPAFSDNFWSNLEITFNLRDADSVPRSSLSEEYDCTYRRARRRKRSRCQPGKPDPDTGISDAEQYHTYSELTNPQDPPRKDQWDDLGSSTTPCSQTSDDEPKSGNPVKAEPFPTSKKDDIALPTLSLVNTSAGSTEVGKQAAESSQSYAATPLDIPNMFTFWEDRRPNHHPEPLQHISLVHSSQDIPLHSDYRPGQIESRLEVLQAQLSRLESRMSSDINIILQLLQRQLSQVPPAYSPISPSSHNLAMYSILPRSLEPLTPCATLEDEEPTTLEQSPSYTEVEKFQLKSRDSLSSGMHLTVTSDETTTVYSEQEHHSPPLPNPEPPHQRAPNTQGLLRGSRFPSLPEHLEASSEHQDIQRHLSDPVLPGS; encoded by the exons ATGCCGGTTCGCCGGGGCCATGTGGCCCCCCAAAACACCTACCTGGACACCATCATCCGCAAATTTGAAGGGGAAA ACCGCAAGTTCCTCATCGCCAACGCTCAGATGGAGAACTGTGCCATCATCTACTGCAACGACGGCTTCTGTGAGATGTTCGGCTACTCCCGGGTGGAGGTGATGCAGCGACCCTGCACCTGCGACTTCCTCACCGGCCCCGACACCACCAAGAGCTCCATCGCGCAGCTCACCCAGGCCCTGCTCGGCTCCGAGGAGTGCAAGCTCGAGATCCTCTACTACCGCAAAGACA CCTCGTGTCTCCGCTGCCTGGTGGACGTGGTGCCGGTGAAGAACGAAGAAGGCGCCGTCATCATGTTTATCCTCAACTTCGAGGACTTGGCGCAGCTCATCACCAAGAGCGCCGGCCGGAGCCTACACCAGCACCTATCGCACAGATGGCGCGACG AGGCTTCCCATGTCAAACCCAACCCTCCAAACTCCACCTCAGACTCAGACCTCATGAAGTACCGGACCATCAGTCAGATCCCCCAGTTCACGCTCAACTTTGTGGAGTTCAACCTGGAAAAGCACCGCTCTGGCTCGACCACAGAGATTGAGATAATTGCTCCCCACAAGGTGATGGAACGCACCCAGAACGTCACTGAGAAGGTCACACAG GTGCTGTCCCTGGGTGCGGACGTACTTCCTGAGTACAAGCTGCAGGCACCACGCATCCACCGATGGACCATCCTGCACTACAGTCCATTCAAGGCAGTGTGGGACTGGCTCATACTTCTGCTGGTCATCTACACAGCTGTCTTCACTCCTTACTCAGCCGCCTTCCTGCTCAATGAGGAGCAGATGGAGGAGAAGCACTGGAGCTGCAGCTACACCTGTGACCCGCTCAACATCATTGATCTCATTGTGGACATCATGTTCATCGTGGACATTATCATCAACTTCCGTACCACCTATGTTAATGTCAATGACGAGGTGGTGAGCCACCCTGGCAAGATCGCCATCCACTACTTCAAGGGATGGTTCCTCATCGACATGGTTGCTGCCATCCCCTTTGACCTACTCATCTTCCGCACTGGCTCTGATGAG ACCACCACACTCATTGGCCTCCTGAAGACCGCCCGCTTGCTGCGCCTGGTCCGCGTGGCCCGCAAGCTGGACCGCTACTCTGAGTATGGAGCAGCTGTGCTCTTCCTACTCATGTGCACCTTCGCCCTCATCGCCCACTGGCTGGCCTGCATCTGGTATGCTATCGGCAACGTGGAGCGGCCCTACATGGAGCACAAGATCGGCTGGCTGGACAACCTAGGTGACCAGATTGGCAAGCGCTACAACGACAGCGACCTCTCCAGCGGCCCATCCATCAAGGATAAATACGTCACTGCTCTCTACTTCACCTTCAGCAGTCTCACCAGTGTGGGATTTGGCAATGTCTCACCCAACACCAACTCTGAGAAGATCTTCTCCATCTGCGTCATGCTTATTGGCT CTCTGATGTATGCCAGCATCTTCGGCAATGTCTCTGCCATCATCCAGCGCCTCTACTCGGGCACGGCCCGCTACCACACACAGATGCTGCGGGTTAAGGAGTTCATCCGCTTCCACCAGATCCCCAACCCCCTGCGCCAGCGCCTGGAGGAGTATTTCCAGCACGCCTGGTCCTACACCAACGGCATCGATATGAATGCA GTTCTGAAGGGCTTCCCTGACTGCCTGCAGGCAGACATCTGCCTTCACCTCAACCGCACGCTGCTCCAGAACTGCAAGGCTTTCCGAGGAGCCAGCAAAGGCTGTCTGCGTGCCCTAGCCATGAAGTTCAAGACAACTCATGCACCGCCCGGAGACACCCTGGTGCACTACGGAGACGTCCTCACCACACTCTACTTCATCTCCCGAGGCTCCATTGAGATCCTCCGGGAAGACATTGTGGTGGCCATCTTAG GGAAGAATGACATCTTTGGAGAGCCCATCAGCCTCTACGCCCGCCCAGGAAAGTCCAATGCCGATGTCAGGGCCCTGACCTACTGTGACTTGCACAAGATCCAGCGGGAGGACCTATTGGAAGTCCTGGACATGTACCCAGCCTTCTCTGACAACTTCTGGAGCAACTTAGAGATCACCTTCAACCTGCGAGAT GCAGACAGCGTTCCCCGCTCATCACTCAGCGAGGAGTATGACTGCACCTACCGGCGGGCACGACGACGCAAGCGCTCCCGTTGCCAGCCCGGCAAGCCCG acccagaCACGGGCATCTCTGATGCAGAGCAGTATCACACCTACTCAGAGCTCACCAACCCGCAGGACCCGCCGAGGAAGGACCAGTGGGATGACCTGGGCAGCAGCACCACTCCCTGCTCCCAGACCAGTGATGATGAGCCCAAGTCTGGCAACCCTGTGAAAGCTGAGCCTTTCCCCACATCCAAAAAGGATGACATTGCTCTGCCTACGCTCAGCCTCGTCAACACCAGTGCCGGCAGCACGGAGGTCGGcaagcaggcagcagagagcagccaaTCCTACGCAG CCACCCCCCTGGACATCCCAAATATGTTTACTTTTTGGGAGGACCGAAGGCCGAACCACCATCCAGAGCCTCTGCAACACATCTCCTTGGTACACAGCTCACAGGACATCCCCTTGCACAGTGACTACAGACCGGGGCAGATCGAGTCCAGGCTGGAGGTCCTGCAGGCTCAGCTCAGCAG GCTGGAGTCCAGGATGTCGTCAGACATTAATATaatcctccagctcctgcagcgcCAGCTGTCCCAAGTGCCACCCGCATACAGCCCCATCTCGCCATCCTCCCACAACCTGGCCATGTACAGCATCCTCCCGCGGAGCCTGGAGCCACTCACCCCCTGTGCAACCCTGGAGGATGAGGAACCGACAACCCTGGAGCAG AGCCCGAGCTACACGGAGGTAGAAAAATTCCAATTGAAATCCAGGGACTCCTTGTCAAGTGGGATGCACCTCACTGTGACATCTGATGAAACCACGACGGTCTACTCCGAGCAGGAGCACCATTCCCCACCTCTCCCAAacccagagcctccccaccaAAGGGCACCAAATACCCAGGGACTCTTACGGGGCTCTcgtttcccttccctccctgagCACTTGGAGGCATCTTCCGAGCACCAGGACATTCAGAGACACCTCTCCGACCCAGTGCTTCCTGGAAGTTAG
- the KCNH6 gene encoding potassium voltage-gated channel subfamily H member 6 isoform X1, with protein MPVRRGHVAPQNTYLDTIIRKFEGENRKFLIANAQMENCAIIYCNDGFCEMFGYSRVEVMQRPCTCDFLTGPDTTKSSIAQLTQALLGSEECKLEILYYRKDTSCLRCLVDVVPVKNEEGAVIMFILNFEDLAQLITKSAGRSLHQHLSHRWRDGQGRRLKFSLPSLRRLTIQRKSLPTSEFDGVAIDYGKPGGDTLILRDLKTSPKENCVQSETESLLEKERRPSLEADPTLQHSSLKQEPPLLGPRGSYPAWGFFRSRPGGSFHSLRRVSSLDNFEAARSEFQRKFRERRANSEASHVKPNPPNSTSDSDLMKYRTISQIPQFTLNFVEFNLEKHRSGSTTEIEIIAPHKVMERTQNVTEKVTQVLSLGADVLPEYKLQAPRIHRWTILHYSPFKAVWDWLILLLVIYTAVFTPYSAAFLLNEEQMEEKHWSCSYTCDPLNIIDLIVDIMFIVDIIINFRTTYVNVNDEVVSHPGKIAIHYFKGWFLIDMVAAIPFDLLIFRTGSDETTTLIGLLKTARLLRLVRVARKLDRYSEYGAAVLFLLMCTFALIAHWLACIWYAIGNVERPYMEHKIGWLDNLGDQIGKRYNDSDLSSGPSIKDKYVTALYFTFSSLTSVGFGNVSPNTNSEKIFSICVMLIGSLMYASIFGNVSAIIQRLYSGTARYHTQMLRVKEFIRFHQIPNPLRQRLEEYFQHAWSYTNGIDMNAVLKGFPDCLQADICLHLNRTLLQNCKAFRGASKGCLRALAMKFKTTHAPPGDTLVHYGDVLTTLYFISRGSIEILREDIVVAILGKNDIFGEPISLYARPGKSNADVRALTYCDLHKIQREDLLEVLDMYPAFSDNFWSNLEITFNLRDADSVPRSSLSEEYDCTYRRARRRKRSRCQPGKPDPDTGISDAEQYHTYSELTNPQDPPRKDQWDDLGSSTTPCSQTSDDEPKSGNPVKAEPFPTSKKDDIALPTLSLVNTSAGSTEVGKQAAESSQSYAATPLDIPNMFTFWEDRRPNHHPEPLQHISLVHSSQDIPLHSDYRPGQIESRLEVLQAQLSRLESRMSSDINIILQLLQRQLSQVPPAYSPISPSSHNLAMYSILPRSLEPLTPCATLEDEEPTTLEQSPSYTEVEKFQLKSRDSLSSGMHLTVTSDETTTVYSEQEHHSPPLPNPEPPHQRAPNTQGLLRGSRFPSLPEHLEASSEHQDIQRHLSDPVLPGS; from the exons ATGCCGGTTCGCCGGGGCCATGTGGCCCCCCAAAACACCTACCTGGACACCATCATCCGCAAATTTGAAGGGGAAA ACCGCAAGTTCCTCATCGCCAACGCTCAGATGGAGAACTGTGCCATCATCTACTGCAACGACGGCTTCTGTGAGATGTTCGGCTACTCCCGGGTGGAGGTGATGCAGCGACCCTGCACCTGCGACTTCCTCACCGGCCCCGACACCACCAAGAGCTCCATCGCGCAGCTCACCCAGGCCCTGCTCGGCTCCGAGGAGTGCAAGCTCGAGATCCTCTACTACCGCAAAGACA CCTCGTGTCTCCGCTGCCTGGTGGACGTGGTGCCGGTGAAGAACGAAGAAGGCGCCGTCATCATGTTTATCCTCAACTTCGAGGACTTGGCGCAGCTCATCACCAAGAGCGCCGGCCGGAGCCTACACCAGCACCTATCGCACAGATGGCGCGACG gTCAAGGTAGGAGGTTGAAGTTTAGTCTCCCGTCCCTCCGGCGACTCACAATCCAGCGGAAATCTCTGCCCACCAGTGAGTTTGATGGAGTAGCCATTGACTATGGAAAG CCTGGTGGTGACACCCTGATTTTGAGGGACTTGAAGACATCGCCCAAGGAGAACTGTGTGCAGTCAGAGACCGAATCCCTCCTGGAAAAGGAGCGGAGGCCAAGCCTGGAGGCCGACCCCACCCTACAACACTCGTCCCTGAAACAAGAGCCTCCCTTGCTGGGCCCACGAGGGTCGTACCCTGCGTGGGGTTTCTTTCGGTCTCGCCCCGGGGGCAGCTTCCACAGCCTCCGCAGGGTCTCCTCCTTGGACAACTTTGAGGCTGCGAGGTCTGAGTTCCAGAGAAAATTCAGGGAAAGGAGGGCAAACTCAG AGGCTTCCCATGTCAAACCCAACCCTCCAAACTCCACCTCAGACTCAGACCTCATGAAGTACCGGACCATCAGTCAGATCCCCCAGTTCACGCTCAACTTTGTGGAGTTCAACCTGGAAAAGCACCGCTCTGGCTCGACCACAGAGATTGAGATAATTGCTCCCCACAAGGTGATGGAACGCACCCAGAACGTCACTGAGAAGGTCACACAG GTGCTGTCCCTGGGTGCGGACGTACTTCCTGAGTACAAGCTGCAGGCACCACGCATCCACCGATGGACCATCCTGCACTACAGTCCATTCAAGGCAGTGTGGGACTGGCTCATACTTCTGCTGGTCATCTACACAGCTGTCTTCACTCCTTACTCAGCCGCCTTCCTGCTCAATGAGGAGCAGATGGAGGAGAAGCACTGGAGCTGCAGCTACACCTGTGACCCGCTCAACATCATTGATCTCATTGTGGACATCATGTTCATCGTGGACATTATCATCAACTTCCGTACCACCTATGTTAATGTCAATGACGAGGTGGTGAGCCACCCTGGCAAGATCGCCATCCACTACTTCAAGGGATGGTTCCTCATCGACATGGTTGCTGCCATCCCCTTTGACCTACTCATCTTCCGCACTGGCTCTGATGAG ACCACCACACTCATTGGCCTCCTGAAGACCGCCCGCTTGCTGCGCCTGGTCCGCGTGGCCCGCAAGCTGGACCGCTACTCTGAGTATGGAGCAGCTGTGCTCTTCCTACTCATGTGCACCTTCGCCCTCATCGCCCACTGGCTGGCCTGCATCTGGTATGCTATCGGCAACGTGGAGCGGCCCTACATGGAGCACAAGATCGGCTGGCTGGACAACCTAGGTGACCAGATTGGCAAGCGCTACAACGACAGCGACCTCTCCAGCGGCCCATCCATCAAGGATAAATACGTCACTGCTCTCTACTTCACCTTCAGCAGTCTCACCAGTGTGGGATTTGGCAATGTCTCACCCAACACCAACTCTGAGAAGATCTTCTCCATCTGCGTCATGCTTATTGGCT CTCTGATGTATGCCAGCATCTTCGGCAATGTCTCTGCCATCATCCAGCGCCTCTACTCGGGCACGGCCCGCTACCACACACAGATGCTGCGGGTTAAGGAGTTCATCCGCTTCCACCAGATCCCCAACCCCCTGCGCCAGCGCCTGGAGGAGTATTTCCAGCACGCCTGGTCCTACACCAACGGCATCGATATGAATGCA GTTCTGAAGGGCTTCCCTGACTGCCTGCAGGCAGACATCTGCCTTCACCTCAACCGCACGCTGCTCCAGAACTGCAAGGCTTTCCGAGGAGCCAGCAAAGGCTGTCTGCGTGCCCTAGCCATGAAGTTCAAGACAACTCATGCACCGCCCGGAGACACCCTGGTGCACTACGGAGACGTCCTCACCACACTCTACTTCATCTCCCGAGGCTCCATTGAGATCCTCCGGGAAGACATTGTGGTGGCCATCTTAG GGAAGAATGACATCTTTGGAGAGCCCATCAGCCTCTACGCCCGCCCAGGAAAGTCCAATGCCGATGTCAGGGCCCTGACCTACTGTGACTTGCACAAGATCCAGCGGGAGGACCTATTGGAAGTCCTGGACATGTACCCAGCCTTCTCTGACAACTTCTGGAGCAACTTAGAGATCACCTTCAACCTGCGAGAT GCAGACAGCGTTCCCCGCTCATCACTCAGCGAGGAGTATGACTGCACCTACCGGCGGGCACGACGACGCAAGCGCTCCCGTTGCCAGCCCGGCAAGCCCG acccagaCACGGGCATCTCTGATGCAGAGCAGTATCACACCTACTCAGAGCTCACCAACCCGCAGGACCCGCCGAGGAAGGACCAGTGGGATGACCTGGGCAGCAGCACCACTCCCTGCTCCCAGACCAGTGATGATGAGCCCAAGTCTGGCAACCCTGTGAAAGCTGAGCCTTTCCCCACATCCAAAAAGGATGACATTGCTCTGCCTACGCTCAGCCTCGTCAACACCAGTGCCGGCAGCACGGAGGTCGGcaagcaggcagcagagagcagccaaTCCTACGCAG CCACCCCCCTGGACATCCCAAATATGTTTACTTTTTGGGAGGACCGAAGGCCGAACCACCATCCAGAGCCTCTGCAACACATCTCCTTGGTACACAGCTCACAGGACATCCCCTTGCACAGTGACTACAGACCGGGGCAGATCGAGTCCAGGCTGGAGGTCCTGCAGGCTCAGCTCAGCAG GCTGGAGTCCAGGATGTCGTCAGACATTAATATaatcctccagctcctgcagcgcCAGCTGTCCCAAGTGCCACCCGCATACAGCCCCATCTCGCCATCCTCCCACAACCTGGCCATGTACAGCATCCTCCCGCGGAGCCTGGAGCCACTCACCCCCTGTGCAACCCTGGAGGATGAGGAACCGACAACCCTGGAGCAG AGCCCGAGCTACACGGAGGTAGAAAAATTCCAATTGAAATCCAGGGACTCCTTGTCAAGTGGGATGCACCTCACTGTGACATCTGATGAAACCACGACGGTCTACTCCGAGCAGGAGCACCATTCCCCACCTCTCCCAAacccagagcctccccaccaAAGGGCACCAAATACCCAGGGACTCTTACGGGGCTCTcgtttcccttccctccctgagCACTTGGAGGCATCTTCCGAGCACCAGGACATTCAGAGACACCTCTCCGACCCAGTGCTTCCTGGAAGTTAG
- the KCNH6 gene encoding potassium voltage-gated channel subfamily H member 6 isoform X3, translating into MSPTRLAECVRACVGDATAPVLHPPRRSLPGCAGLGASMVDTQTSRVSCHLGRRASCRQVLSLGADVLPEYKLQAPRIHRWTILHYSPFKAVWDWLILLLVIYTAVFTPYSAAFLLNEEQMEEKHWSCSYTCDPLNIIDLIVDIMFIVDIIINFRTTYVNVNDEVVSHPGKIAIHYFKGWFLIDMVAAIPFDLLIFRTGSDETTTLIGLLKTARLLRLVRVARKLDRYSEYGAAVLFLLMCTFALIAHWLACIWYAIGNVERPYMEHKIGWLDNLGDQIGKRYNDSDLSSGPSIKDKYVTALYFTFSSLTSVGFGNVSPNTNSEKIFSICVMLIGSLMYASIFGNVSAIIQRLYSGTARYHTQMLRVKEFIRFHQIPNPLRQRLEEYFQHAWSYTNGIDMNAVLKGFPDCLQADICLHLNRTLLQNCKAFRGASKGCLRALAMKFKTTHAPPGDTLVHYGDVLTTLYFISRGSIEILREDIVVAILGKNDIFGEPISLYARPGKSNADVRALTYCDLHKIQREDLLEVLDMYPAFSDNFWSNLEITFNLRDADSVPRSSLSEEYDCTYRRARRRKRSRCQPGKPDPDTGISDAEQYHTYSELTNPQDPPRKDQWDDLGSSTTPCSQTSDDEPKSGNPVKAEPFPTSKKDDIALPTLSLVNTSAGSTEVGKQAAESSQSYAATPLDIPNMFTFWEDRRPNHHPEPLQHISLVHSSQDIPLHSDYRPGQIESRLEVLQAQLSRLESRMSSDINIILQLLQRQLSQVPPAYSPISPSSHNLAMYSILPRSLEPLTPCATLEDEEPTTLEQSPSYTEVEKFQLKSRDSLSSGMHLTVTSDETTTVYSEQEHHSPPLPNPEPPHQRAPNTQGLLRGSRFPSLPEHLEASSEHQDIQRHLSDPVLPGS; encoded by the exons ATGTCTCCCACCCGCCTGGCCGAATGCGTGCGTGCCTGCGTGGGCGATGCCACGGCCCCGGTGCTGCATCCACCGCGCCGGTCGCTGCCTGGGTGTGCGGGGTTGGGAGCCTCCATGGTGGACACCCAGACTTCGAGGGTCAGCTGCCACCTGGGGCGCCGGGCAAGCTGCAGGCAG GTGCTGTCCCTGGGTGCGGACGTACTTCCTGAGTACAAGCTGCAGGCACCACGCATCCACCGATGGACCATCCTGCACTACAGTCCATTCAAGGCAGTGTGGGACTGGCTCATACTTCTGCTGGTCATCTACACAGCTGTCTTCACTCCTTACTCAGCCGCCTTCCTGCTCAATGAGGAGCAGATGGAGGAGAAGCACTGGAGCTGCAGCTACACCTGTGACCCGCTCAACATCATTGATCTCATTGTGGACATCATGTTCATCGTGGACATTATCATCAACTTCCGTACCACCTATGTTAATGTCAATGACGAGGTGGTGAGCCACCCTGGCAAGATCGCCATCCACTACTTCAAGGGATGGTTCCTCATCGACATGGTTGCTGCCATCCCCTTTGACCTACTCATCTTCCGCACTGGCTCTGATGAG ACCACCACACTCATTGGCCTCCTGAAGACCGCCCGCTTGCTGCGCCTGGTCCGCGTGGCCCGCAAGCTGGACCGCTACTCTGAGTATGGAGCAGCTGTGCTCTTCCTACTCATGTGCACCTTCGCCCTCATCGCCCACTGGCTGGCCTGCATCTGGTATGCTATCGGCAACGTGGAGCGGCCCTACATGGAGCACAAGATCGGCTGGCTGGACAACCTAGGTGACCAGATTGGCAAGCGCTACAACGACAGCGACCTCTCCAGCGGCCCATCCATCAAGGATAAATACGTCACTGCTCTCTACTTCACCTTCAGCAGTCTCACCAGTGTGGGATTTGGCAATGTCTCACCCAACACCAACTCTGAGAAGATCTTCTCCATCTGCGTCATGCTTATTGGCT CTCTGATGTATGCCAGCATCTTCGGCAATGTCTCTGCCATCATCCAGCGCCTCTACTCGGGCACGGCCCGCTACCACACACAGATGCTGCGGGTTAAGGAGTTCATCCGCTTCCACCAGATCCCCAACCCCCTGCGCCAGCGCCTGGAGGAGTATTTCCAGCACGCCTGGTCCTACACCAACGGCATCGATATGAATGCA GTTCTGAAGGGCTTCCCTGACTGCCTGCAGGCAGACATCTGCCTTCACCTCAACCGCACGCTGCTCCAGAACTGCAAGGCTTTCCGAGGAGCCAGCAAAGGCTGTCTGCGTGCCCTAGCCATGAAGTTCAAGACAACTCATGCACCGCCCGGAGACACCCTGGTGCACTACGGAGACGTCCTCACCACACTCTACTTCATCTCCCGAGGCTCCATTGAGATCCTCCGGGAAGACATTGTGGTGGCCATCTTAG GGAAGAATGACATCTTTGGAGAGCCCATCAGCCTCTACGCCCGCCCAGGAAAGTCCAATGCCGATGTCAGGGCCCTGACCTACTGTGACTTGCACAAGATCCAGCGGGAGGACCTATTGGAAGTCCTGGACATGTACCCAGCCTTCTCTGACAACTTCTGGAGCAACTTAGAGATCACCTTCAACCTGCGAGAT GCAGACAGCGTTCCCCGCTCATCACTCAGCGAGGAGTATGACTGCACCTACCGGCGGGCACGACGACGCAAGCGCTCCCGTTGCCAGCCCGGCAAGCCCG acccagaCACGGGCATCTCTGATGCAGAGCAGTATCACACCTACTCAGAGCTCACCAACCCGCAGGACCCGCCGAGGAAGGACCAGTGGGATGACCTGGGCAGCAGCACCACTCCCTGCTCCCAGACCAGTGATGATGAGCCCAAGTCTGGCAACCCTGTGAAAGCTGAGCCTTTCCCCACATCCAAAAAGGATGACATTGCTCTGCCTACGCTCAGCCTCGTCAACACCAGTGCCGGCAGCACGGAGGTCGGcaagcaggcagcagagagcagccaaTCCTACGCAG CCACCCCCCTGGACATCCCAAATATGTTTACTTTTTGGGAGGACCGAAGGCCGAACCACCATCCAGAGCCTCTGCAACACATCTCCTTGGTACACAGCTCACAGGACATCCCCTTGCACAGTGACTACAGACCGGGGCAGATCGAGTCCAGGCTGGAGGTCCTGCAGGCTCAGCTCAGCAG GCTGGAGTCCAGGATGTCGTCAGACATTAATATaatcctccagctcctgcagcgcCAGCTGTCCCAAGTGCCACCCGCATACAGCCCCATCTCGCCATCCTCCCACAACCTGGCCATGTACAGCATCCTCCCGCGGAGCCTGGAGCCACTCACCCCCTGTGCAACCCTGGAGGATGAGGAACCGACAACCCTGGAGCAG AGCCCGAGCTACACGGAGGTAGAAAAATTCCAATTGAAATCCAGGGACTCCTTGTCAAGTGGGATGCACCTCACTGTGACATCTGATGAAACCACGACGGTCTACTCCGAGCAGGAGCACCATTCCCCACCTCTCCCAAacccagagcctccccaccaAAGGGCACCAAATACCCAGGGACTCTTACGGGGCTCTcgtttcccttccctccctgagCACTTGGAGGCATCTTCCGAGCACCAGGACATTCAGAGACACCTCTCCGACCCAGTGCTTCCTGGAAGTTAG